The following are encoded together in the Glycine max cultivar Williams 82 chromosome 8, Glycine_max_v4.0, whole genome shotgun sequence genome:
- the LOC102669370 gene encoding VQ motif-containing protein 17 — translation MTKLGINKDSHLVSKTKPKIRIIHVYTPEIIKTDAANFRELVQRLTGKPKEEGTGGSKSETALTKEPMDSHPKKAMIMQDEEEFLSLQNGTRLKNEHKEEEVQDDVWRSKSNEKFSGFLDGFSELDGFMEELSTLPAGNQN, via the coding sequence ATGACAAAGCTAGGAATTAACAAAGATTCACATTTGGTCTCAAAAACCAAGCCAAAGATCAGGATAATTCATGTGTATACTCCAGAAATCATCAAAACTGATGCTGCAAATTTCAGAGAGTTGGTTCAAAGGCTCACAGGAAAGCCAAAAGAAGAAGGAACAGGTGGAAGCAAGTCCGAAACTGCACTAACCAAAGAACCAATGGATTCACACCCCAAGAAGGCCATGATCATGCAAGATGAAGAGGAGTTTCTGAGTCTACAAAATGGGACAAGGCTAAAGAATGAACATAAAGAGGAGGAAGTTCAAGATGATGTGTGGAGGTCAAAGTCAAACGAGAAGTTCAGTGGTTTCCTTGATGGGTTCTCAGAATTGGATGGTTTTATGGAAGAGTTAAGTACTTTGCCTGCAGGGAATCAAAATTAA